A region from the Methylocella sp. genome encodes:
- a CDS encoding DUF692 domain-containing protein, with the protein MPYPSKLPASVGVGIKPEHFEAIAAAHQPLGFFEVHAENYMGAGGLPHAQLRALRADYALSVHGVGLSIGSIAPLDRAHLSRLKQLCDRYQPQSFSEHLAWSTHDGVFFNDLLPLPYTETTLANVIAHVDEVQTALGRRMLLENPATYVRFAESSIPETAFLNEIARATGCGLLLDINNVFVSTRNHGAHARAYLAEFPLDRVGEIHLAGHFETVDDAGAPLCIDAHGSPVIEDVFALFDSVIRRAGPLPTLIEWDNDVPDWPTLRDEALAAQMHLDRAAASGTQSTA; encoded by the coding sequence ATGCCATATCCGTCAAAGCTTCCAGCCAGCGTCGGCGTCGGCATTAAGCCGGAGCACTTCGAGGCCATCGCGGCCGCGCATCAGCCGCTCGGCTTTTTCGAGGTCCATGCCGAAAATTATATGGGCGCGGGGGGACTGCCGCACGCACAGCTTCGGGCTCTCCGCGCGGATTACGCATTGTCCGTACATGGCGTTGGCCTATCGATTGGCTCTATCGCGCCCCTCGATCGCGCGCACCTCTCGCGCTTAAAGCAGCTTTGCGATCGCTATCAGCCGCAGAGCTTTTCGGAACATCTCGCCTGGTCCACGCACGACGGCGTTTTTTTCAACGATCTTTTGCCGCTTCCTTACACGGAGACGACCTTGGCGAACGTCATCGCCCACGTCGACGAGGTGCAGACCGCGCTCGGGCGCCGCATGCTGCTCGAAAATCCCGCGACTTACGTGCGCTTTGCCGAGAGCTCCATTCCAGAGACCGCCTTTTTAAATGAGATCGCGCGCGCAACCGGCTGCGGCTTGCTGCTCGACATCAACAACGTATTCGTTTCAACGCGCAATCATGGCGCCCACGCGCGCGCTTATCTTGCCGAATTTCCGCTGGATCGCGTTGGCGAAATCCATCTCGCCGGTCACTTCGAGACGGTGGACGACGCGGGCGCGCCTCTCTGCATTGACGCGCATGGATCGCCGGTCATCGAGGATGTTTTTGCGCTTTTCGATAGCGTTATCCGCCGCGCCGGACCGCTCCCGACATTGATCGAATGGGACAATGACGTGCCGGATTGGCCAACCCTGCGCGATGAAGCCCTGGCGGCGCAAATGCATCTTGATCGCGCAGCCGCCTCCGGGACGCAATCGACCGCGTGA
- a CDS encoding DUF2282 domain-containing protein: MVTKTDISAAMLAGAFATALTLIAAPASADDAGSAKEKCFGVALKGHNDCAAGAGTTCAGTSKIDYDGAHWSLVPKGTCTTIKTPNGMGSSTPIKM; encoded by the coding sequence ATGGTCACCAAGACTGACATCTCGGCCGCGATGCTTGCGGGCGCTTTCGCCACGGCGCTCACGCTTATCGCTGCGCCGGCCTCCGCCGATGACGCGGGCTCGGCTAAGGAAAAGTGCTTTGGCGTCGCGCTAAAGGGTCACAATGATTGCGCCGCCGGCGCTGGGACTACCTGCGCCGGCACGTCGAAGATCGACTATGACGGCGCGCACTGGAGCTTGGTCCCCAAGGGAACATGCACGACGATTAAAACGCCGAACGGCATGGGCTCCTCGACCCCCATCAAGATGTAA
- a CDS encoding DUF2282 domain-containing protein — translation MITKTQISAATLAGAFATALTLLAAPASAGPVAPQPDKDKCYGISLAGHNDCKAGAGTSCAGTAKADYQGNAWKYVAKGTCDTIKTPKGAGSLSPT, via the coding sequence ATGATCACCAAGACCCAGATATCCGCAGCCACGCTTGCCGGCGCTTTCGCCACAGCGCTCACGCTTCTCGCAGCCCCGGCTTCCGCCGGCCCGGTCGCGCCGCAGCCCGATAAAGATAAGTGCTACGGCATTTCACTCGCGGGCCACAATGATTGCAAGGCTGGCGCTGGCACCTCTTGCGCCGGCACCGCAAAGGCTGACTATCAGGGCAATGCTTGGAAATACGTCGCCAAGGGCACTTGCGACACGATCAAAACCCCGAAGGGCGCCGGCTCGCTGTCGCCGACCTAA
- a CDS encoding sigma-70 family RNA polymerase sigma factor, with translation MSGTRVRDGNPEKEWAVLMRAGNAGDADCYQRLLRELTPPLRSFAARGLARAGMATTDAEDIVQETLLAVHLKRQTWDENAPLAPWLFAIARHKVIDALRRRGRRVEVSIDDFVEVLGVADDQLTSIVADVDRHLECLPSGQRNVVRFIAVEGASIDQAAALLSMSNGAVRVALHRGLATLAAKFRSTDS, from the coding sequence TTGAGTGGGACGCGCGTGCGCGACGGTAATCCAGAAAAGGAATGGGCTGTGCTGATGCGCGCCGGCAATGCGGGCGATGCAGATTGTTATCAGCGATTGCTGCGCGAGCTGACGCCGCCGCTTCGGTCATTTGCGGCCAGGGGGCTTGCTCGCGCCGGAATGGCGACGACCGATGCGGAGGACATCGTCCAGGAGACCCTGCTTGCGGTTCATCTCAAGCGTCAAACCTGGGATGAGAATGCTCCGCTTGCGCCTTGGCTTTTCGCGATAGCGCGCCACAAAGTCATTGATGCGCTGCGTCGCCGCGGCCGCCGGGTGGAGGTTTCGATCGATGATTTCGTGGAGGTGCTGGGCGTTGCCGATGATCAACTGACTTCAATCGTCGCCGATGTCGATCGTCACCTCGAGTGCCTGCCGAGCGGACAGCGCAATGTCGTTAGATTCATTGCAGTCGAAGGCGCTTCGATTGATCAAGCCGCCGCCCTTCTTTCGATGAGCAACGGGGCAGTCCGCGTGGCTCTGCATCGTGGGCTTGCGACGCTCGCCGCCAAATTCCGGAGCACCGACTCGTGA
- a CDS encoding NrsF family protein translates to MKTADLIRALSADKVVSPSPRRALALALTPGVAIALCFYFGIVGLRPHFLTLLGEPRLLFKVCLTALFVALSAMLVLRVARPGADAQSPARLMAIAPALLAIAVVAELFAVPAAHWSHQMIGSNSMFCMKTIPFLALAPLVGILIALRNGAPERPALAGAVAGLFAGAIGALLYATHCPDDSPLFVAVWYSLAIAIVTAIGAAVGSRLLRW, encoded by the coding sequence GTGAAGACCGCTGACCTCATTCGCGCCCTTTCCGCCGACAAGGTTGTTTCGCCTTCGCCCCGGCGCGCCCTGGCGCTCGCTTTGACGCCGGGCGTTGCAATCGCGCTTTGCTTTTATTTTGGGATTGTGGGCCTCAGGCCGCATTTCCTGACGCTGCTCGGCGAGCCGAGGTTGCTTTTCAAGGTTTGCCTGACGGCGTTGTTCGTCGCGCTCTCCGCAATGCTCGTCTTGCGCGTCGCGCGCCCTGGGGCCGACGCGCAAAGCCCCGCTCGTCTTATGGCGATCGCACCCGCTTTGCTGGCGATTGCCGTCGTGGCCGAACTTTTTGCCGTTCCCGCTGCGCACTGGAGCCATCAGATGATCGGAAGTAATTCGATGTTCTGCATGAAGACCATACCTTTCCTGGCCTTGGCTCCGCTTGTCGGCATTCTGATCGCCTTGCGCAATGGCGCTCCAGAACGTCCCGCGCTGGCTGGCGCGGTCGCTGGACTTTTCGCCGGCGCGATCGGCGCGCTGCTTTATGCGACGCATTGCCCTGATGATTCGCCGCTGTTCGTCGCGGTGTGGTATTCCTTGGCCATCGCCATCGTCACTGCGATTGGCGCAGCAGTAGGGTCGCGGCTGTTGCGGTGGTGA
- a CDS encoding methylated-DNA--[protein]-cysteine S-methyltransferase, with amino-acid sequence MKPTSCRAGGANEDIRFAVGECSLGSILVARSERGVCAILVGDAKEELIRELGDYFPRAKLAAADGDFEDLFAKVVGLAETPAVGVDLPLDVRGTAFQQRVWEAVRAIPAGKTASYTEIAKRIGSPKSVRAVANACAANPIAIAIPCHRVIGHNGALSGYGGGVHRKRALLEIESKARTRQ; translated from the coding sequence ATGAAACCCACCTCCTGTCGCGCCGGCGGCGCCAATGAGGACATCCGCTTTGCCGTCGGCGAATGCTCCCTCGGTTCAATCCTGGTCGCGCGCAGCGAGCGCGGCGTCTGCGCAATTCTTGTCGGCGACGCCAAGGAGGAGCTTATTCGCGAACTTGGCGACTATTTTCCGCGAGCCAAACTGGCCGCCGCTGATGGGGATTTCGAGGATTTGTTCGCGAAGGTAGTCGGCCTTGCGGAGACGCCTGCAGTTGGTGTCGATCTTCCGCTTGATGTGCGCGGCACGGCGTTCCAGCAGCGCGTTTGGGAGGCGGTGCGAGCGATCCCGGCGGGCAAAACGGCGAGCTATACCGAAATCGCCAAGCGGATCGGATCGCCAAAATCTGTCCGCGCCGTCGCTAACGCATGCGCCGCCAACCCGATAGCGATTGCGATACCGTGCCATCGCGTGATTGGGCATAACGGCGCTCTCTCCGGCTACGGCGGAGGCGTCCATCGCAAACGCGCCTTGCTTGAAATAGAAAGCAAGGCGCGAACACGTCAATAA
- a CDS encoding VOC family protein: protein MPHLDRVLETALYVDDLDRAAEFYANVLELRQLYRDDRLQAFSVGGQSVLLLFRRGASLETTRLPGGTIPPHDGCGPLHIAFAMAAKDLPAWEAKLRQREIAIEGCTEWPRGGHSIYFRDPDGHLVELATPGLWEIY from the coding sequence ATGCCCCATCTGGACCGGGTCCTCGAAACGGCGCTTTATGTCGACGATCTTGATCGTGCGGCCGAATTTTACGCCAATGTTCTTGAACTTCGGCAGCTATATCGGGACGATCGGCTGCAGGCTTTCTCGGTCGGCGGCCAGAGCGTGCTGCTCCTGTTTCGGCGCGGCGCGTCGCTTGAAACGACCCGCCTGCCGGGCGGGACGATTCCACCTCATGATGGCTGCGGTCCGTTGCACATCGCCTTCGCTATGGCGGCCAAGGATCTGCCAGCCTGGGAGGCAAAACTGCGTCAGCGCGAAATCGCGATTGAAGGCTGCACTGAATGGCCGCGCGGCGGCCACAGCATCTATTTTCGCGATCCGGATGGGCACCTCGTGGAGCTCGCCACGCCCGGTTTGTGGGAGATTTATTGA
- a CDS encoding TetR/AcrR family transcriptional regulator, whose product MIAKALRQRLNPAKRRELILDEALQLFTKRHYSIVTVREIAVQCGINVGLIYHYFDSKDHLFRCALEYAIDQLVAAFEERQRELEDPLSVIMAWLDAHTTLTPVIARMVKVMADYAAFGMRKPEVDELVSGFYRRERELLEDALRRGIRMGAFRPVDAPKMARLIGLHLDGIFHGSESRGDHRIEEDIRDLEDVVKYLIVMR is encoded by the coding sequence ATGATTGCGAAGGCGCTGCGACAACGCCTCAATCCCGCCAAGCGGCGCGAACTGATCCTGGACGAGGCGCTTCAATTGTTCACGAAGCGCCACTATAGCATCGTCACCGTTCGCGAGATCGCGGTCCAGTGTGGAATAAACGTCGGCTTGATCTATCACTACTTCGATTCGAAAGATCATCTCTTCAGGTGCGCGCTCGAATATGCGATCGATCAGTTGGTCGCGGCCTTCGAGGAGCGCCAACGCGAACTCGAAGATCCTCTCTCCGTCATCATGGCTTGGCTCGATGCGCACACGACGCTGACGCCCGTAATCGCCCGCATGGTGAAGGTGATGGCCGATTACGCGGCCTTCGGCATGCGGAAGCCGGAGGTGGATGAATTGGTGTCGGGTTTCTATCGCCGTGAAAGAGAGCTGCTCGAGGACGCGCTGCGGCGCGGCATCCGAATGGGGGCGTTTCGCCCTGTCGACGCACCGAAAATGGCGCGGCTGATCGGCTTGCATCTCGACGGCATCTTCCACGGATCAGAAAGCCGCGGCGATCATCGGATCGAGGAAGACATCCGCGACCTCGAAGACGTCGTAAAATATTTGATCGTCATGCGCTAA
- a CDS encoding NtaA/DmoA family FMN-dependent monooxygenase (This protein belongs to a clade of FMN-dependent monooxygenases, within a broader family of flavin-dependent oxidoreductases, the luciferase-like monooxygenase (LMM) family, some of whose members use coenzyme F420 rather than FMN.), translating to MTAKRFHLAWFMNFTPDEWREPFGNGGLPWDGQFYIEMARTLERACFDYIMIEDKLMVPETFGGSSEAALKNAMMAPKHDPAPLATAMGMATSRLGVVATMSTLAYPPFLLARLSSTIDSLTRGRFGWNIVTSAEDLSAQNFGLDKLPARELRYEMADEYMEVVKKLFDSWDSDAVVFDRERGVYADHTKVRTINHNGKFFKCRGPLNTVPSPQGRPVFVQAGASPRGRDFAARNADSIISVANGVASMKAFREDIRARAIAAGRDPDDIKILFCITPTLGETEQDAYDKHQRMLTSTHFINDVLASISAITEIDFAQFDLDAPLPKKLVTNGEQGTLDKFQEWGSGKTLRELVVGGAGGLVSSVELIGTPDQVADRMGEIMEEVGGDGFLITTPVLRVSRRYIVEIADGLVPALQRRGLARTAYAHETLRDNLRDF from the coding sequence ATGACCGCCAAACGCTTCCACCTTGCGTGGTTTATGAACTTCACGCCGGACGAATGGCGCGAGCCATTCGGCAATGGCGGGCTGCCGTGGGATGGGCAGTTTTATATAGAAATGGCGCGCACCCTCGAACGCGCCTGCTTCGATTACATCATGATCGAGGACAAACTGATGGTTCCCGAAACTTTTGGCGGATCTTCGGAAGCCGCGTTGAAGAACGCGATGATGGCGCCAAAACACGATCCGGCGCCGCTCGCCACGGCGATGGGCATGGCGACGTCCCGCCTCGGCGTGGTGGCGACGATGTCGACGCTCGCCTATCCGCCGTTTCTTCTCGCGCGTTTATCTTCGACCATCGACAGCCTGACGCGCGGACGCTTCGGCTGGAATATCGTCACCAGCGCCGAGGATCTTTCGGCGCAGAATTTTGGTCTCGATAAGTTGCCCGCAAGGGAATTACGCTATGAAATGGCCGACGAATATATGGAGGTCGTCAAAAAACTTTTCGACTCATGGGACTCTGACGCCGTAGTTTTCGACCGCGAACGCGGCGTCTACGCCGACCATACCAAGGTCCGCACCATCAATCACAACGGCAAGTTCTTCAAATGCCGCGGCCCGCTTAACACAGTCCCATCGCCGCAGGGACGCCCCGTCTTTGTGCAGGCCGGCGCATCTCCAAGAGGGCGAGACTTCGCCGCGCGCAACGCCGATTCGATCATCTCCGTCGCCAACGGCGTCGCAAGCATGAAGGCGTTTCGCGAGGACATCCGGGCTCGCGCCATAGCGGCGGGCCGCGATCCCGACGACATCAAGATTTTGTTCTGCATTACGCCGACGCTTGGCGAGACCGAGCAGGACGCATATGACAAACATCAGCGCATGCTGACGTCTACCCATTTCATCAACGATGTTCTGGCCTCGATCTCAGCCATCACCGAAATCGACTTCGCGCAGTTCGATCTCGACGCTCCGCTGCCGAAAAAACTGGTCACCAATGGCGAGCAGGGCACGCTCGACAAGTTTCAGGAATGGGGCAGCGGCAAGACTTTGCGCGAACTGGTCGTGGGAGGCGCGGGCGGCCTCGTCTCGTCGGTGGAGCTGATAGGCACGCCAGATCAGGTCGCCGATCGCATGGGGGAGATAATGGAGGAGGTCGGCGGCGATGGTTTCCTGATCACCACCCCAGTCCTGCGCGTCAGCCGCCGCTACATCGTCGAGATTGCGGACGGTCTGGTTCCCGCCCTTCAGCGCCGGGGGCTCGCTCGTACCGCTTACGCTCACGAAACATTGCGGGACAATCTCCGGGATTTCTGA
- a CDS encoding flavin reductase, which translates to MDKDATMRVHPVGEVEAPAAASPVTQQRYRNAMALVGAAVHLVTTDGPGGLAGFTASAVCSVTDAPPTLLVCVNRNSSVSEAFGRNGVLCVNTLTSAHEELSTLFGGKTPVEERFAASDWTRAATGAPILIGAVASFDCRIESKVDVGTHTVLFCRVIGIEEGSTRDGLIYFGRRYHAIAHG; encoded by the coding sequence ATGGACAAGGACGCAACCATGCGCGTTCACCCTGTCGGGGAAGTAGAGGCTCCGGCCGCCGCATCGCCAGTGACGCAGCAGCGTTATCGGAATGCAATGGCGCTTGTCGGGGCGGCCGTCCATCTGGTCACGACCGATGGTCCCGGCGGGCTTGCGGGCTTCACCGCCTCGGCGGTCTGTAGCGTTACCGATGCGCCGCCGACGCTCCTTGTTTGCGTCAATCGCAATAGTTCGGTCAGCGAGGCCTTTGGGCGGAATGGAGTATTATGCGTTAATACGCTGACCTCCGCCCACGAAGAGCTTTCGACCCTATTTGGCGGCAAGACTCCGGTCGAGGAACGCTTTGCCGCGAGCGATTGGACCAGAGCGGCGACGGGCGCTCCCATCCTTATCGGCGCGGTCGCATCTTTCGATTGCCGGATCGAATCCAAGGTCGATGTCGGAACTCACACCGTACTATTTTGTCGCGTCATTGGGATCGAAGAGGGCTCCACACGCGACGGCCTGATCTATTTTGGCCGGCGCTATCATGCAATCGCGCACGGATAG
- a CDS encoding DsbA family protein, translated as MFKRSLALFARHASLVLAASAIFAFSPLRADEFSATQKTEIETIIKNYLVENPEILRDVATALDAREKLAETKARQEIVSDPSSPLFDTSNQAVIGNPNGAITLIEFFDYNCGYCKRALGDLARLMKDNPDLRVVLRDLPILAPGSVDAAKIANAASNQFKGAKFWEFHQRLLGGSRGAVGKAEALAVAKDLGADMDKLAKDAAQPPVTAAVAQSTELAKDLLINGTPSYVIGDDVVVGAVGYADLQAKVVNVRKCGKVVCS; from the coding sequence ATGTTTAAGCGAAGCCTAGCGCTTTTCGCACGTCACGCCAGTCTCGTGCTGGCCGCGTCCGCCATTTTCGCCTTCTCGCCCCTCCGCGCGGATGAATTTTCCGCGACGCAGAAGACCGAAATTGAGACGATCATCAAGAACTATCTGGTGGAAAATCCGGAGATTTTACGCGACGTCGCGACTGCGCTCGATGCGCGCGAGAAACTGGCTGAAACCAAAGCTCGTCAGGAGATCGTCAGCGATCCGTCGAGCCCGCTGTTTGACACCAGCAACCAAGCCGTCATCGGCAATCCAAACGGCGCGATCACCTTGATCGAGTTCTTTGATTATAATTGCGGCTATTGCAAACGCGCCTTGGGCGATCTTGCGCGATTGATGAAGGATAACCCCGATCTGCGGGTGGTTCTGCGCGACCTTCCGATTCTGGCTCCAGGCTCCGTCGACGCTGCAAAAATCGCCAATGCGGCGAGCAATCAGTTCAAAGGCGCAAAATTCTGGGAGTTTCACCAAAGGCTTCTTGGCGGCTCCCGCGGGGCCGTAGGGAAGGCCGAAGCGCTCGCCGTCGCGAAAGATCTCGGCGCGGATATGGACAAATTGGCGAAGGACGCCGCACAGCCGCCGGTTACCGCCGCCGTCGCGCAATCCACGGAACTGGCCAAAGATCTGCTGATTAACGGCACGCCGAGCTATGTGATCGGCGATGACGTCGTAGTCGGAGCGGTCGGCTATGCCGATTTGCAGGCCAAAGTCGTCAACGTCCGCAAATGCGGCAAGGTGGTTTGCTCATAA
- a CDS encoding Rne/Rng family ribonuclease, with translation MPNKMLIDASHPEETRVVVLRGNRVEEFDFESASKKQLRGNIYLAKVTRVEPSLQAAFVDYGGNRHGFLAFSEIHPDYYQIPVVDRQALIEDEANAQRDEEDEDARAQRRSRRFRRGDRNGRRAEKRIGDGETISEPYDAAEAGSGAETAPGSQEPSAAHEFSERESAGSSDYAVGENAAEVDRAAPLETVEFVDAVNAGAADSASFAFDADVQREQDFEREQEHRSSADREGQQNGQEASTEERAEEVEVLEGAAPSDASEQRSPDRRDEADEDGEDEEEHVEQLGGDAMEEVPTRPHRYRKQYKIQEVIKRRQVLLVQVVKEERGNKGAALTTYLSLAGRYSVLMPNTARGGGISRKITDSTDRQRLKSIAQELEVPEGMGVILRTAGAARTKGEVNRDFEYLLRMWETVRETTLKSTAPTLVYEEGSLIKRAIRDLYNKEIDEIVVAGDSGYREAKDFMRLLMPSHIKNVQAYRDPQPIFAKSGAEAQLDAMFLNQVTLKSGGYIVINQTEALVAIDVNSGRSTREHNIEDTALRTNLEAADEITRQLRLRDLAGLIVIDFIDMEEGRNNRAVERRLKDALKNDRARIQVGRISHFGLLEMSRQRIRTGVLEGSTEICPHCCGSGMLRSTASVALHVLRVLEDALIKNASYDLVVKTRTVVALYILNEKRAHLRELERRFGVSVTIAADDSLIGATYYVLERGELATGGHEPLAHASGEPLRFAPEADFDDIPTDVEDEAETDAPVKTSSFDAGSDELTREEGAERREGESESDAENRRKRRRRRRRGRGGDREGSGIAANAPQPPDDALEAVARIGELQPPANPEAEVFVVDADASAIEVEAEAEVAPAPAPVVSAAAPVVAEVPVEIPAAEPVEPRRPRRSRRVREAPQVAAAEPGSESALELALETEATKVSADAEAGAESASPPAAAPRARRAPRARRRTATVGEAEAAAPQIEAAAAEPPAAAPQTSEAAPTVTADVATAAPIQQAANADEGAQRSSSGQAEMASDAAGASDASVAEAQRAPEPSAAKPEEQDPARPKRSGWWQRAKATLRG, from the coding sequence ATGCCCAACAAAATGCTGATCGACGCGTCTCACCCGGAAGAAACGCGGGTAGTCGTCCTTCGCGGTAATCGCGTCGAAGAATTCGATTTCGAATCCGCTAGCAAGAAACAGCTTCGCGGCAATATTTATCTTGCTAAAGTCACGCGCGTCGAACCTTCTTTACAGGCGGCGTTCGTCGATTACGGCGGCAACCGGCACGGATTTCTGGCTTTCTCGGAAATTCACCCCGACTATTACCAAATCCCCGTGGTCGATCGACAGGCGCTGATCGAGGACGAGGCGAACGCGCAGCGCGACGAAGAAGACGAAGACGCGCGGGCGCAGCGACGCAGCCGCCGGTTCCGGCGAGGCGACCGCAACGGCCGACGAGCCGAGAAGCGCATCGGCGACGGCGAAACCATCTCCGAGCCTTACGATGCCGCCGAGGCTGGCTCCGGCGCAGAGACGGCGCCCGGCTCGCAGGAACCGTCGGCGGCTCACGAATTTTCCGAGCGCGAGAGCGCTGGCTCGAGTGACTATGCTGTTGGCGAGAATGCCGCAGAGGTCGATCGCGCCGCGCCGCTCGAGACGGTCGAATTCGTCGATGCCGTGAATGCGGGTGCGGCGGATTCGGCAAGCTTTGCATTTGATGCGGATGTTCAGCGCGAACAGGATTTCGAGCGCGAGCAGGAGCATCGCTCTTCCGCAGATCGTGAAGGCCAACAAAACGGCCAAGAGGCCTCAACTGAGGAACGGGCCGAAGAGGTCGAGGTTCTTGAGGGCGCGGCCCCCAGTGACGCCAGCGAGCAGCGGTCGCCGGATCGCCGCGATGAAGCCGATGAGGATGGCGAGGACGAGGAAGAGCACGTCGAGCAGCTCGGCGGCGACGCCATGGAGGAGGTCCCGACCCGTCCCCACCGCTACCGCAAGCAATATAAGATTCAAGAGGTCATCAAGCGCCGCCAAGTGCTGCTGGTTCAGGTCGTCAAGGAAGAGCGCGGCAATAAGGGCGCAGCGCTGACGACTTATTTGTCGCTCGCCGGTCGTTATTCGGTGCTGATGCCAAACACCGCGCGCGGTGGCGGCATATCGCGCAAGATCACCGATTCGACGGATCGGCAAAGGCTGAAATCCATCGCTCAGGAGCTCGAGGTTCCAGAAGGCATGGGCGTCATCCTGCGCACCGCCGGCGCGGCGCGCACCAAAGGCGAAGTCAACCGCGATTTCGAGTATCTGCTGCGCATGTGGGAAACCGTGCGCGAAACGACCTTGAAATCGACGGCTCCGACGCTTGTCTACGAGGAAGGCTCGCTGATCAAGCGCGCCATTCGCGATCTCTACAACAAGGAAATCGACGAGATCGTGGTCGCGGGCGACAGCGGCTACCGCGAGGCCAAGGACTTCATGCGCTTGCTGATGCCAAGCCATATCAAGAATGTGCAGGCCTATCGCGATCCGCAGCCAATTTTCGCAAAATCGGGCGCTGAAGCGCAACTCGACGCTATGTTCCTCAATCAGGTCACCCTGAAATCAGGGGGCTATATCGTCATCAATCAGACCGAGGCTCTGGTTGCGATCGACGTCAACTCGGGACGCTCGACGCGCGAACATAATATCGAAGATACCGCGCTCCGGACCAATCTCGAGGCGGCCGATGAGATCACCCGGCAATTGCGTCTGCGCGATCTTGCCGGCCTCATCGTCATCGATTTCATCGATATGGAGGAAGGCCGCAATAATCGCGCTGTCGAGCGGCGTCTCAAGGACGCGCTGAAGAACGATCGCGCGCGCATTCAGGTCGGCCGCATCTCGCATTTCGGTCTGCTGGAAATGTCGCGTCAGCGCATCCGCACCGGCGTTCTCGAGGGCTCGACGGAAATTTGCCCCCATTGCTGCGGCTCGGGGATGCTGCGCTCCACCGCTTCGGTCGCGCTGCATGTGTTGCGCGTTCTTGAGGACGCTTTGATCAAGAATGCGAGCTACGATCTTGTCGTCAAAACGAGAACCGTCGTCGCGCTCTACATCCTCAACGAAAAGCGCGCGCATTTGCGCGAGCTGGAGCGGCGTTTCGGCGTTTCGGTGACGATCGCCGCCGATGATAGCTTGATTGGCGCCACCTATTACGTATTGGAGCGCGGAGAGCTTGCCACCGGCGGCCACGAGCCGCTTGCCCATGCTTCCGGCGAGCCTTTGCGCTTCGCCCCCGAGGCTGATTTCGATGACATTCCCACCGATGTCGAAGACGAGGCCGAAACCGATGCGCCGGTCAAGACAAGCTCGTTCGATGCCGGGTCGGATGAGCTAACGCGGGAGGAAGGCGCTGAGCGCCGAGAGGGCGAGAGCGAAAGCGACGCCGAAAACCGCCGCAAGCGCAGACGCAGACGTAGGCGCGGCCGTGGCGGCGATCGCGAGGGTTCGGGAATTGCGGCGAATGCGCCGCAGCCGCCTGATGACGCATTGGAAGCGGTCGCGAGAATCGGCGAATTGCAGCCGCCGGCAAATCCCGAAGCCGAAGTCTTCGTAGTCGATGCGGATGCAAGCGCAATCGAAGTCGAAGCTGAGGCTGAAGTCGCCCCAGCGCCTGCTCCGGTAGTTTCGGCTGCTGCTCCGGTGGTTGCTGAAGTTCCGGTTGAGATTCCGGCCGCAGAACCCGTCGAACCCCGTCGTCCGCGCCGAAGCCGCCGCGTTCGCGAGGCCCCGCAGGTCGCCGCAGCCGAGCCCGGCAGCGAATCCGCGCTGGAATTGGCGCTTGAAACCGAGGCGACGAAGGTCTCGGCGGATGCGGAAGCCGGCGCTGAAAGTGCGTCTCCGCCAGCCGCTGCTCCACGCGCTCGCCGAGCGCCGCGTGCGCGTCGCCGCACTGCTACAGTTGGGGAGGCCGAGGCCGCTGCCCCGCAAATCGAGGCGGCCGCGGCAGAACCGCCAGCTGCGGCGCCGCAGACAAGTGAGGCTGCGCCGACAGTCACCGCCGATGTCGCAACGGCCGCTCCTATTCAACAGGCGGCCAATGCGGACGAAGGCGCGCAGAGGTCAAGCAGCGGCCAGGCCGAAATGGCCTCCGATGCCGCGGGCGCTTCAGATGCGAGCGTCGCCGAGGCTCAAAGAGCGCCAGAACCGAGCGCCGCGAAGCCGGAGGAACAGGATCCGGCGCGCCCGAAACGGTCTGGCTGGTGGCAGCGCGCTAAAGCGACTCTGCGCGGATAA